One window from the genome of Serinibacter salmoneus encodes:
- a CDS encoding phage major capsid protein, translating to MNLKEQREAAFKAAEALIEKVKAGDESAVPEAEAKIAEVKALNEKMERAAEGDALIAQIKSMGAPDGRDATKRLDFKGFGSQIAASMHRTSEDMGRKSLVASGESIAPLPVTYEELTREATRRPTRLAEAIPLAQREESIYAFVRSASVSEPGGAGVVAPGNLKPRRALALEREESRLRVVAVLSDPIDKYLLADRSNVGTWVEQQLAAALADELENQVLAGDGTGENFTGIANTSGIQTQAYATDPLITVQAGISKLLADGVSPAFVGLSPADWLSIQTTRNASGNFDVGGPIDATAQRLWGVPVVVAPGVTDGEGYVIGEQSVVLSTDQSGVHVEWGTSSDMFERNQLMARVEGRFNLDVTLPRGIVKLALTAA from the coding sequence ATGAACCTGAAGGAGCAGCGCGAGGCCGCGTTCAAGGCCGCCGAAGCGCTCATTGAGAAGGTCAAGGCGGGCGACGAGTCCGCCGTCCCTGAGGCTGAGGCGAAGATCGCCGAGGTTAAGGCACTGAACGAGAAGATGGAGCGCGCCGCTGAGGGTGACGCCCTGATCGCGCAGATCAAGAGCATGGGTGCACCCGATGGGCGCGACGCGACCAAGAGGCTCGACTTCAAGGGCTTCGGCTCGCAGATCGCCGCCTCGATGCACCGCACCTCTGAGGACATGGGGCGAAAGTCGCTGGTTGCTTCGGGCGAGTCGATCGCCCCGCTGCCGGTCACCTATGAGGAGTTGACCCGCGAGGCCACCCGTCGCCCCACCCGCCTGGCCGAGGCTATCCCGCTGGCGCAGCGCGAGGAGTCGATCTACGCGTTCGTGCGTAGCGCCTCGGTCAGTGAGCCGGGCGGTGCTGGCGTGGTCGCACCCGGCAACCTCAAGCCCCGCCGGGCACTGGCCCTGGAGCGCGAGGAGTCCCGACTCCGCGTGGTCGCGGTCCTGTCCGACCCCATCGACAAGTACCTGCTTGCCGACCGCTCCAACGTCGGCACGTGGGTGGAGCAGCAGCTCGCCGCCGCACTGGCCGACGAACTGGAGAACCAGGTTCTCGCCGGGGACGGCACGGGCGAGAACTTCACCGGGATCGCCAACACCTCCGGTATCCAGACGCAGGCGTACGCGACCGATCCGCTCATCACGGTGCAGGCCGGTATCTCCAAGTTGCTGGCAGACGGGGTGAGTCCGGCATTCGTTGGTCTGAGTCCCGCCGACTGGCTGAGCATCCAGACCACCCGCAACGCGTCCGGCAACTTCGACGTGGGCGGCCCGATCGATGCCACCGCCCAGCGACTGTGGGGAGTCCCGGTTGTCGTGGCACCCGGCGTCACGGACGGCGAAGGCTACGTGATCGGTGAGCAGAGCGTGGTTCTCTCCACCGACCAGAGCGGCGTTCACGTGGAGTGGGGAACCTCCTCCGACATGTTCGAGCGCAACCAACTCATGGCCCGCGTGGAAGGTCGCTTCAACCTCGACGTGACCCTGCCTCGCGGCATCGTGAAGCTCGCCCTCACCGCAGCCTAG
- a CDS encoding WhiB family transcriptional regulator produces the protein MSPAEDRREAERLQLLDRLARRAREIPCVISPAPEAWTAEEIPTQRVAAAACSPCPLKVACRAYGLAWPDEAGVYGGLTERERKSR, from the coding sequence ATGAGTCCGGCCGAGGATCGCCGCGAGGCCGAGCGGTTGCAGCTGCTGGACCGCCTCGCCCGCCGCGCGCGCGAGATTCCCTGCGTCATCTCCCCTGCCCCTGAAGCGTGGACGGCTGAGGAGATTCCCACTCAACGAGTCGCGGCTGCCGCGTGCTCGCCCTGCCCACTGAAGGTCGCCTGCCGCGCGTACGGCCTCGCCTGGCCCGATGAGGCCGGCGTGTATGGCGGCCTGACCGAACGCGAAAGGAAGTCCCGATGA
- a CDS encoding AAA family ATPase — protein sequence MRELFDDPRGKTYEYRDAGGLTTIRTVTRTPEKRFRQAGQTRGASPLYRLPEVAQAVAEGRVVHLTEGEQDADTAFVMGGTGTTAPQGATNFHLADVEPLRGGHVVAVVDRDAAGEKWAGIVAEKLAGIVASLAFVEAAHGKDLSDHYAAGGTLGTLAARQAPQEAQEAPQEAPGSTWAPVDLDGILDALQAGTLERPRPTVGSLDGGSALFYAGRVNGLAGESGGGKTWAALAAVAQELEAGNGVAFVDLEDDAAGILSRLLDLGTDPEAIRARFAYVHPDQRLTEADREHMGMLLDSLRPSLVVIDSTGEGLALEGANPNADEEVARWFRILPRWVADQGPAVVILDHVTKADSEGLWPIGSQRKRAAISGAQYMLRVVKPFDRTTAGYARLVAAKDRSGNYRAGQHVADLRVSPGPDGVEVALVAAIERDPAEPFRPTTLMERVSKALEDAEAPLSYRSIEGAVTGRKGAARAALDVLVAEGFVSVEDGARNAKMHTLTRAYRQADDPQSDTYTGGGHSTEKVPPIECLTVPRPRDGDGGRTVKASPGDSRGTVGDGGTVTPIPSRSPACPECAEPLDGPGYTSRCRPNHTGGSRP from the coding sequence ATGCGCGAGCTGTTCGACGACCCGCGCGGCAAGACGTACGAGTACCGGGACGCGGGCGGACTCACCACGATTCGCACCGTCACCAGGACGCCGGAGAAGCGGTTTCGGCAGGCGGGGCAGACTCGCGGTGCCTCGCCCCTGTATCGGCTGCCAGAAGTGGCGCAGGCGGTCGCTGAGGGGCGCGTGGTGCACCTGACCGAGGGTGAACAGGACGCTGATACCGCGTTCGTCATGGGAGGCACCGGGACCACCGCACCACAGGGCGCGACGAACTTTCATCTCGCGGACGTGGAGCCGCTACGGGGTGGGCATGTCGTGGCCGTGGTGGACCGTGACGCCGCCGGGGAGAAGTGGGCCGGGATCGTCGCGGAGAAGTTGGCCGGGATCGTGGCGAGCCTCGCGTTCGTGGAGGCGGCGCACGGGAAGGACCTATCCGACCACTACGCCGCCGGGGGCACCCTGGGCACCCTCGCGGCCCGGCAGGCCCCACAGGAGGCGCAGGAGGCCCCACAGGAGGCCCCGGGGAGCACCTGGGCACCAGTGGACCTAGACGGCATCCTCGACGCGCTACAGGCGGGCACCCTGGAGCGACCCCGGCCCACTGTGGGGAGCCTCGATGGTGGGAGCGCCCTGTTCTACGCCGGGCGCGTTAACGGCCTCGCGGGGGAATCGGGAGGCGGGAAGACATGGGCCGCCCTCGCCGCCGTGGCGCAGGAGCTGGAGGCCGGTAACGGGGTCGCGTTCGTTGACCTCGAAGACGACGCCGCCGGCATCCTCTCGCGGCTGCTGGACCTGGGGACCGACCCCGAGGCGATCCGGGCGCGGTTCGCCTACGTGCACCCCGATCAGCGGCTGACCGAGGCCGACCGCGAACACATGGGGATGCTGCTGGACTCGCTGCGCCCCTCGCTGGTCGTCATCGACTCCACAGGCGAAGGCCTCGCGCTGGAGGGCGCGAACCCGAACGCCGATGAGGAGGTAGCGCGATGGTTCCGCATCCTGCCCCGGTGGGTCGCGGACCAAGGCCCCGCCGTGGTGATCCTCGATCACGTCACCAAGGCCGACAGTGAGGGACTGTGGCCTATCGGGTCGCAACGTAAGCGCGCGGCGATCTCCGGGGCGCAGTACATGCTGCGAGTGGTCAAGCCGTTCGACCGGACCACCGCCGGATATGCCCGCCTGGTCGCAGCCAAGGACCGATCCGGGAACTACCGGGCCGGTCAACACGTCGCGGACCTGAGAGTGTCACCCGGACCCGATGGGGTGGAGGTTGCCCTAGTCGCGGCGATCGAACGCGACCCCGCCGAACCGTTCCGACCCACCACGCTGATGGAGCGCGTATCCAAGGCCCTGGAGGACGCCGAGGCACCGCTGAGCTACCGGAGCATTGAAGGAGCCGTGACGGGGCGCAAGGGTGCCGCACGGGCCGCGCTTGACGTGCTGGTGGCCGAGGGATTCGTGAGCGTGGAGGACGGCGCGCGTAACGCCAAGATGCACACCCTCACTCGCGCCTACAGGCAGGCCGACGACCCGCAATCGGACACCTACACCGGCGGGGGACACTCAACCGAGAAAGTGCCCCCAATCGAGTGTCTGACTGTCCCCCGTCCTAGAGACGGGGACGGGGGACGGACAGTCAAAGCGTCCCCGGGGGACAGTCGGGGGACGGTGGGGGACGGTGGGACAGTCACCCCGATTCCCTCACGTTCGCCGGCCTGCCCCGAGTGCGCCGAACCACTCGACGGACCCGGCTACACCTCACGGTGCCGCCCCAACCACACCGGGGGATCGCGACCGTGA